The following are encoded together in the Lathyrus oleraceus cultivar Zhongwan6 chromosome 3, CAAS_Psat_ZW6_1.0, whole genome shotgun sequence genome:
- the LOC127132602 gene encoding uncharacterized protein LOC127132602 produces the protein MSIGDAFLLLLFVATSSISVASADSIYGCGGFVQASSSLVKSRKQTDAKLDYSHVTVELQTVDGLVKDRTQCAPNGYYFIPVYDKGSFVIKVNGPDGWSWDPEKVPVAVDNQGCNGNEDINFRFTGFSISGRVVGAAGGESCSVKNGGPSNVKVELLSPSGDLVSSVLTSSSGSYLFTNVIPGKYELRASNPDIKVEVKGSTQVELGFGNGVIDDIFFVPGYSISGSVVAQGNPILGVHIFLYSKDVSEIKCLQGSAHGPRQEAALCHAVTDADGKFSFNSIPCGSYELVPYYKGENTVFDVSPSSVPVNVKHQHVTVPQKFQVTGFSVGGRVVDGNDMGVDGVMVIVDGHERSITDNQGYYKLDQVTSTHYTIEARKEHYKFKKLENYMVLPNMASIEDIVAVSYDICGLVRMVSSSQKATVALTHGPDNVKPQKKQTDGNGNFCFEVIPGEYRLSAIAATPDNAAGLMFAPSYIDVAIKSPLLNVEFSQALVNVRGAVVCKEECDPSVSVTLVRQVAKHNEARKTISLTSDSSEFLFSDVIPGKYRLEVKHSSSESVTKEDNWCWEKSFVDVNIGAEDLDGIVFVQKGYWVNVISTHDVNGYITQPDGSTVNLKIQKGSQHICVEFPGIHEFNFIDSCIFFGSSSVKIDTSNLLPIHLKGEKHLIKGQINVHSGLHDALPEKIVVDIYRDRANVADNAMAILKSHGKDQISIFEYSLWANPGEKLTFVPRDSRNGGDKKLLFYPREQHVSVTDDNCQAYIPTFSCRLGLYIEGTVSPPLSGVHIRIFTAGDSNVTGLKNGELILETTTGTDGSFVAGPLYDDVGYTVQASKPGYHLKQVGPHSFSCQKLGQISVHIHHKDNDKELIPSVLLSLSGDNGYRNNSVSGTGGAFLFDSLFPGMFYLRPVLKEYAFSPPAQAIELEAGEFREVVFQATRVAYSAIGVVTLLSGQPKGGVSVEARSVSKGYFEETVTDSSGYYRLRGLLPDTVYEVKVAKRDTTGSSNIERASPDSISVKVGTEDIKGLDFIVFEEPEMTIVSCHVEGNGTDELRKHLMVEIRSASESTKIESVFPLPISNFFQVKGLSKGRHLLQLRSGLPSSSLRFESDIIEVDLDKNIQIHVGPLRFRIEDQLKQELTPAPVFPLIVGFLVVSLFISIPRLNDLYQATIDIPAPGTTTTSRKDVRKPILRKKTF, from the exons ATGTCGATCGGCGACGCTTTTCTCCTCTTACTATTCGTCGCCACTTCTTCCATTTCAGTTGCTTCCGCCGATTCCATCTATGGCTGCGGCGGATTTGTCCAG GCGAGTTCATCGTTGGTGAAGTCGAGGAAACAAACTGATGCAAAATTGGATTATTCACATGTCACG GTTGAGCTTCAAACAGTGGATGGACTGGTAAAGGATAGAACACAATGTGCTCCAAATGGATACTATTTTATTCCAGTATATGACAAG GGTTCCTTTGTTATTAAAGTTAATGGACCTGATGGGTGGTCATGGGATCCTGAAAAG GTTCCTGTGGCAGTTGACAATCAAGGTTGCAACGGGAATGAAGATATAAATTTTCGTTTCACAGG GTTCTCTATATCTGGTAGAGTTGTGGGAGCTGCAGGCGGAGAAAGCTGTTCGGTTAAAAATGGAGGTCCTTCAAATGTAAAAGTTGAACTATTGTCTCCTTCTGGGGATCTTGTTTCATCAGTCTTGACTTCATCATCGGGGAGCTACTTGTTTACGAACGTAATTCCAG GAAAGTATGAGCTACGAGCTTCAAATCCTGATATCAAAGTCGAAGTTAAAGGTTCCACGCAG GTGGAATTGGGCTTTGGAAATGGGGTAATTGATGATATTTTCTTTGTCCCTGGCTATAGTATCAGCGGGTCTGTTGTTGCACAG GGAAACCCAATATTAGGAGTCCATATCTTCTTATATTCGAAGGATGTATCTGAGATAAAATGTTTGCAAGGTTCTGCTCATGGTCCACGACAAGAAGCAGCTCTATGTCATGCTGTAACAGATGCGGACGGAAAGTTCTCATTCAATTCAATACCTTGTG GAAGTTATGAACTAGTTCCCTACTACAAGGGTGAAAATACAGTATTTGATGTTTCACCATCTAGTGTCCCAGTTAATGTTAAGCATCAACATGTAACAGTGCCTCAAAAATTTCAG GTAACTGGATTTTCTGTTGGAGGCCGTGTAGTTGATGGAAATGACATGGGAGTGGACGGTGTTATGGTCATAGTTGATGGTCATGAAAGGTCTATTACTGACAATCAAGGATATTACAAGCTTGACCAG GTTACATCAACACACTATACCATAGAAGCCCGAAAAGAGCATTACAAATTCAAGAAGTTGGAGAATTATATG GTATTGCCAAATATGGCTTCAATAGAAGACATTGTTGCTGTTTCATATGATATTTGTGGTTTGGTTAGGATGGTTAGTAGCAGTCAGAAAGCAACG GTGGCTTTGACTCATGGACCTGATAATGTGAAGCCACAAAAGAAACAAACTGATGGAAATGGAAATTTCTGCTTTGAG GTTATTCCTGGTGAATATCGCTTATCAGCTATTGCTGCTACTCCTGATAATGCTGCTGGACTCATGTTTGCTCCATCTTATATTGATGTTGCGATCAAAAGTCCATTGTTGAATGTTGAATTTTCGCAG GCTCTGGTCAATGTCCGTGGTGCTGTGGTCTGCAAGGAAGAATGCGATCCATCTGTATCTGTGACTCTTGTGAGGCAGGTTGCTAAACATAATGAAGCTAGAAAGACAATTAGCTTGACCTCCGATAGTAGTGAATTTCTGTTTTCTGATGTTATTCCTGGAAAATACAGACTTGAG GTGAAACATAGTTCCTCTGAATCAGTGACCAAGGAAGATAATTGGTGCTGGGAGAAGAGCTTCGTGGATGTAAATATTGGAGCAGAGGACTTGGATGGAATTGTTTTTGTTCAAAAGGGCTACTGGGTCAATGTGATCTCCACTCACGATGTTAATGGTTACATAACTCAACCAGATGGGTCAACTGTAAATTTGAAGATTCAG AAAGGTTCCCAGCATATATGTGTTGAATTTCCCGGCATACATGAATTTAATTTTATTGACTCATGTATCTTCTTTGGGAGCTCATCTGTGAAAATTGACACATCTAATCTATTG CCCATTCATCTAAAAGGAGAAAAGCATCTTATTAAAGGACAAATAAATGTGCATTCCGGCTTACATGATGCACTGCCTGAGAAAATAGTGGTTGATATTTATCGTGATAGAGCCAACGTTGCTGATAATGCCATGGCCATTCTCAAGTCCCACGGGAAAGATCAAATATCTATCTTTGAGTATTCTCTTTGGGCCAATCCAGGAGAAAAGCTTACCTTTGTTCCTCGGGACTCAAG GAATGGTGGAGATAAAAAGCTTTTATTTTATCCTAGAGAACAGCAT GTATCAGTGACAGATGATAATTGTCAAGCATATATTCCTACATTTTCTTGTCGACTGGGTTTATATATTGAGGGAACAGTCTCGCCTCCTCTTTCTGGTGTTCATATCAGGATTTTCACTGCTGGAGACAGCAATGTCACTGGACTTAAAAATGGGGAACTAATACTTGAAACAACTACTGGTACTGATGGCTCCTTTGTGGCAGGGCCGCTGTATGATGATGTTGGTTATACTGTTCAGGCTTCAAAG CCTGGCTATCATTTAAAACAAGTTGGGCCTCATTCCTTTAGTTGTCAGAAGCTTGGTCAGATTTCAGTACATATACATCACAAAGACAATGATAAAGAGCTCATTCCTTCAGTTCTGTTATCTTTGAGTGGTGATAATGGTTACCGAAACAACTCAGTATCTGGGACTGGAGGGGCATTCCTATTTGATAGTTTGTTTCCTGGAATGTTCTATTTGCGTCCTGTTTTGAAG GAATATGCTTTCTCACCTCCGGCACAGGCAATAGAGCTTGAAGCAGGGGAGTTTAGAGAAGTTGTTTTCCAGGCCACACGAGTAGCTTACAG TGCTATTGGCGTAGTCACTTTGTTATCTGGCCAACCCAAAGGAGGAGTTTCAGTTGAAGCCCGGTCAGTGTCAAAAGGCTATTTTGAGGAAACGGTAACAGATTCCTCTGGGTATTATCGTCTTAGAGGACTACTGCCTGACACTGTCTATGAAGTCAAAGTAGCTAAAAGGGATACTACGGGAAGTTCTAATATAGAACGTGCATCTCCAGATTCTATTTCTGTCAAG GTTGGAACTGAGGATATCAAGGGTTTGGATTTTATAGTTTTTGAGGAGCCAGAAATGACAATTGTAAGTTGTCACGTTGAAGGAAATGGTACGGATGAACTTCGTAAACATCTGATGGTAGAAATCAGGTCTGCTAGTGAGTCAACCAAGATAGAGTCAGTCTTTCCCCTGCCAATTTCTAACTTCTTCCAAGTGAAAGGCTTATCAAAGGGCAGACACCTTCTACAGCTTCGATCTGGTCTTCCATCAAGCTCACTTAGATTTGAATCTGATATAATTGAGGTTGACTTGGACAAAAATATTCAAATCCATGTGGGACCACTGAGATTCAGGATTGAAGATCAACTGAAGCAG GAGTTGACTCCGGCACCAGTATTCCCCCTTATAGTTGGATTTCTAGTTGTTTCATTATTTATCAGCATCCCTAG ATTGAATGATTTGTATCAAGCCACAATAGACATACCCGCGCCAGGAACCACAACGACTTCAAGAAAAGACGTGAGGAAGCCAATTTTGCGTAAGAAGACTTTCTAA